From one Notolabrus celidotus isolate fNotCel1 chromosome 2, fNotCel1.pri, whole genome shotgun sequence genomic stretch:
- the mef2b gene encoding myocyte-specific enhancer factor 2B: MGRKKIQISRILDQRNRQVTFTKRKFGLMKKAYELSVLCDCEIALIIFNSTNRLFQYASTDMDKVLLKYTEYSEPHESRTNTDILETLRRKGLGLGLDGTELESEESMQVAADKYPLSEGMDLSVARQRFYAPSLLPPEAQFLVSAGCENSYPNSSGSSMVTHRPPGFKSLNARPGSVSPAAPHAFMSPHSGIGYSVFSHGSLNRALDMKSPPPLNLGAENLRGDAASQGMGATRANHSCARGVLYQGLHGSSSMMAMGKAGLLSHSLGGYGLPSPGSSEYSQPGFYHSVSLQRGAVNPWHPAQAPQEPHINPGMTTGGCSFPSQSCSSSSPHLPSLNLSIKSERSSPEHMSSPTSPPMHHLGQHSPMSNPDSARHTPPEGCPANETKEFPKAGYPQDEEEGGQPLRQLEISDGWQR, translated from the exons AtgggaagaaagaaaatacaaatttCTCGTATACTGGACCAGAGGAATAGACAG GTGACTTTTACAAAACGCAAGTTTGGTCTGATGAAGAAGGCGTATGAGCTGAGCGTGCTGTGTGACTGTGAGATCGCCCTCATCATCTTCAACAGCACCAACCGTCTGTTCCAGTATGCCAGCACAGACATGGACAAAGTGTTGCTCAAGTACACTGAGTACAGCGAGCCGCACGAGAGTCGCACCAACACGGACATACTGGAG ACTCTGCGTAGGAAGGGCCTCGGCCTCGGCCTCGACGGCACTGAGCTTGAAAGTGAGGAGAGCATGCAGGTGGCTGCAGACAAATATCCTCTCAGTGAGGGCATGGATCTCTCTGTGGCTCGCCAGCGCTTCTAT GCTCCATCGCTCCTTCCCCCAGAGGCCCAGTTCCTGGTGTCTGCAGGTTGTGAGAACAGCTACCCCAACTCCTCCGGATCAAGCATGGTGACCCACAGACCTCCAGGTTTCAAATCTCTCAACGCCAGACCTGGTTCAGTCAGCCCAGCTGCACCACATGCATTCATGTCTCCTCACTCAG GTATCGGCTACTCAGTCTTCTCCCACGGCAGCCTGAACCGAGCTCTGGACATGAAAAGCCCTCCTCCTCTGAACCTGGGTGCTGAAAACTTGCGGGGAGATGCTGCTAGTCAGGGCATGGGGGCCACACGTGCTAACCACAGCTGTGCT AGGGGGGTCTTGTACCAGGGTCTGCACGGCAGCAGCTCCATGATGGCCATGGGCAAGGCAGGGCTGTTGAGTCACAGTTTGGGGGGCTATGGACTCCCTTCTCCTGGATCTTCTG AATACAGCCAGCCTGGTTTTTATCACTCTGTTAGTCTACAAAGAGGAGCAGTGAACCCCTGGCACCCAGCACAGGCACCTCAGGAGCCTCATATAAACCCAGG AATGACCACTGGGGGGTGCTCCTTCCCTTCTCAGTCctgctcctcatcctctccACACCTGCCTTCCCTCAACCTCAGCATCAAATCAGAGCGTAGCTCACCAGAGCACATGTCCTCTCCCACCTCCCCTCCCATGCACCACCTCGGGCAGCACTCTCCAATGAGCAACCCCGATTCTGCTCGCCACACTCCTCCAGAGGGCTGTCCGGCCAATGAGACGAAGGAGTTCCCCAAAGCTGGCTACCCgcaagatgaagaggaaggagggCAGCCGCTCAGGCAGCTAGAGATAAGTGATGGGTGGCAGAGATAG